The nucleotide window ATGCCTGGTCTTTTGGATTTCCTGCCCAAGCCGCATATTTACGATAGTGATATGAGATATCGTGTTTGAAGAGTAGATCCGCAACTGATGTGTGGGCGTCTTTTTCTTCATTGAACCGGGATTGTACTTCTTCCCCTCTAAGCGTTGTATCAGATTTGTACCTAAGAGAGTTCAGGAAATCACGTCGTTCTTTGTCATCATCTTTGAGGTTTGCTTCCTTGTACAACTCGAGAAACTCATCGTAGTGTTTTCTAAACTCTTGATCTGCTTGGTAGAGTGATCGAATCAGACGCCCTACCTCTCGTAACCGACTCTGATCTTCGATCTGAACCAGAGTTGGATCGATTTCATTCAGTGCTCTATTACCAAACGAATGCAGTGTCGACGTTTCCACGCCCGAAATATCGAACATCTCATCGAGTCGGTCTGACATCTCTGTCGCCGCTTTCCGTGTGAATGTCATGGCAAGAATATCGTCTTCAGAGACACCCTCTTCGACGAGATATTTGACCCGACACGACAGAGAAAAAGTCTTTCCTGTTCCTGCGCCCGCAATCACTTGGTTGTGGATATCGTTTCGATAGACGGCAAGTTCTTGTTCTGCATTGAGAGAGAGATCATCATCACCGAACCCACTGAACGTCTCTTCGTACTTGTCTCTCTGTTGCTCAATGAGTTTCTGGTTGTACCCTTCCAACTGCCCTCGTATGTTAGCAATCTCACTAGCAATCGATTCAAACCGACTCCGATCCGAGTTCGCTAAGAGATTAAGATCGATATTTTCCTCGGTCTTCACCACCCGAGATTGTGCCTCATCGAACCTTTTCTCGTAACACCTCTGCTCAGGAGTTGCCAGATACGACCTTTCGTTGAAAATATCTTCGACAGTCGATTTAAGCTCATCCGCCCATTCCTCTAACACTTCAATCTGATTGTCGAATGCTGATTTTGCGTTTACAAATTTACGAGTTCTCTGCAAGATCGAGCCGTACTGTCGAAGTTCGTCTTCCTGCTTGGCTGAGATATACTCGGTACTTCGCGAAGAGAGGAAGTCAGCTATTGATTCGAGGAGAGGATCGAGTTCGCAAACGATTTCATCATGCTCTCGGGGAAGCGGAACCCCTTCTTCACGGGATTGTTCAACCTCGTGTTTGAGTTCGGGGACCTCAGATTCTAACCTACCAATCAACGATTTATATGTGTCTTCTGTTTGCGATTCGTTATAGATGGTAACACGCTGACGTAGACCACTAGTTCTTTCAAAAAGCTCATCGAACCTTTCTAAATCTGTCTCTGACAGTTGTCGGGTTTCTATATCTTCCTTTGCAGAAGTGATCCAACCTTCTGCTTTACTGACCCGTTCTCGGAGTTCTGACTCAGTTTCCTCACTGAGCAATCCTTCAGCGCTACACTCCGCTTGAATTTCTGACTCTAATGCTTCGATAGCACCCTGTATTTCGGATATCTCAGCGTCCTGCTCTCGCTTCGCTTTGAGATAGGACTCAAGTTCTTTTACATCTGAGCGGAGTGATTCTGCTGTCGTCTGTTCACTGGTGCGTAAGAACTGTTTATTGTCCTGGAGTAGTCCAGATAAATCAGCACGGATTTCCTCAAGGGTTCTGAGGGATTCTTGGGCTTCAGATGGTAACGGCTCGCCTCGCCGGCGTGGCCCTCGTATCATCTCTTCCACTGTGGAGGTTATCTCACGCGCAGATTTGTTGAGAGAGTGGTATTCCTTCTCTATTTCTTGACGGCGTTGATCGGCAGATTCAATCTCAGCTACAAGACTCCCATATAAAAGACGTTGCAGGCCTCCTGGAAGGATGTTAAATAGCGTTTTATTCTGCTTCTGCTCTAATTCTCGTTGATATTCGTCCCAGGAAGGTGGCGTTTTGGAATCCATAGATATGATCTGTGTGAGTGTTGTTACAGCTGACAATAATTGGGAGACACGAACTTCTTTCGGTGTTTGTCTGCAGTTTGAACAGCTATCGAAGAATGTCGACGACCCCCTTCGACATAGCTGGTTGAGTAATCATTCTGTGGAAAATAGGGCTGACAGAACTGGTTAGAGAACATTGCTGTACGGATACTCCTAAGCGTCGTGATGCGTGACTAACAACAAGTATGACTTACCCTCAGACGGATTCACTATCACATATGATACTCTGACGAAGTGTTAAATACAACCGTCATTTTATTTCGTTTGGGTGTACACAGTGAGAAAAGTCCGATCTTATGGGGTGTTGCTTGTCTTGTGCATACTGATGGTCTCTAGTGTGTTTGTAGCCACACCAGTTGCGTCTGCTGAGGATGATGATCATGGGGTCAATGAATCGAAATTACAAGAACAAGCAATTAATCCTGAGCTCCGACCGTTTTTGTGGAAAGACGGTGCGGGGCAGTACCCCTCGTACAAACGGCAGGAAGTCGCGGGGTTCAGCGGCTATCTAGAACGAAAAAGTGCAGATCGACTCACTACACTGCGGTATAATTTCAATGAATCTGTATTCAGCGACGAGTATGATACATATCTGGTCATTGCTCGCGTGGCGTGGCATGCAAATGGGAATGGAGACCAAGAACGCGCTGTGACCAACCAAGGTCAACAGGATATCCCCGGCAGTAGTGCGAATGAGGACTGGGGAACCGTCCGGTTGCCGCTGGCTCCAGATGACGATCCGTTCGTCAAGCTTTCTGCAGAGTATGAAACTGGCTACTTGTCGTCTGGAACTGCCGTTGTGCGTGTACAACGTATTACTGTTATTCCTGCTCGCCTCGTTGGGAGACTCTCTAATGAGGAGGTGCTGGAAATTACTTCACAGTCTGGTGATGCCGACACTACTCGGACCGTCACGAATACGGAGCCGGCTACAACACCATCTCCCAGTGTGCAATCTACTTCTATCCCCTCTCCCACACCGACGGCTGTTCCTCCGACGGCCCAACCCATTGTCAGCCCTACGCCGATTACGCCTGATGTGACCACTGATTCGAAACTCTACGATGACCGCGGTCTATTCTTGCCGAACGACGAACTATTGCAGGCAGGGTTGAATGCGTGGGTGTTGTCTGTGCTTGGGTTTGTAGTTTCAATCATAGGTGTTGGGTACTCAATGTGGAGGGACTAACATGTCTGGCTCAATTTCGCTCCTCTGGAGTCTCGTGTCTGGTGGGCTGTTGGCAATTGTTGGTGGTGTAATTGGATTAAACAGCAATCCGCCATTGATGTATGCCGGGTATCCCCCGGCGTTTTTCGGACTCTTTGCGATCCTCGGTGGGACGTATTCATACCTCCTATCCCCGCAGACGATGACTCCGCGCGGTGGGGAGGCAATTGTCTTTCAGACAGA belongs to Halogeometricum borinquense DSM 11551 and includes:
- a CDS encoding UvrD-helicase domain-containing protein, whose translation is MDSKTPPSWDEYQRELEQKQNKTLFNILPGGLQRLLYGSLVAEIESADQRRQEIEKEYHSLNKSAREITSTVEEMIRGPRRRGEPLPSEAQESLRTLEEIRADLSGLLQDNKQFLRTSEQTTAESLRSDVKELESYLKAKREQDAEISEIQGAIEALESEIQAECSAEGLLSEETESELRERVSKAEGWITSAKEDIETRQLSETDLERFDELFERTSGLRQRVTIYNESQTEDTYKSLIGRLESEVPELKHEVEQSREEGVPLPREHDEIVCELDPLLESIADFLSSRSTEYISAKQEDELRQYGSILQRTRKFVNAKSAFDNQIEVLEEWADELKSTVEDIFNERSYLATPEQRCYEKRFDEAQSRVVKTEENIDLNLLANSDRSRFESIASEIANIRGQLEGYNQKLIEQQRDKYEETFSGFGDDDLSLNAEQELAVYRNDIHNQVIAGAGTGKTFSLSCRVKYLVEEGVSEDDILAMTFTRKAATEMSDRLDEMFDISGVETSTLHSFGNRALNEIDPTLVQIEDQSRLREVGRLIRSLYQADQEFRKHYDEFLELYKEANLKDDDKERRDFLNSLRYKSDTTLRGEEVQSRFNEEKDAHTSVADLLFKHDISYHYRKYAAWAGNPKDQAYIPDFSLPEHNIVIEYLPSEPTRQRKRWYNQKRSRDEVEKIFEGTDQTLLIVSGDQTDPSRVETVVKTQLEKLGVTFESPLRGKALRDETYEHNICWRDVESTFAEFVKKAKTNRINPEDQLDNLSESEDEELYHFSHAATRLLQEYQSVYDRYNAYDFVDMIVMATDAIKSGEIDNIAQFRHVMVDEFQDLNLVQIEFVQALLSRHDDARLFAVGDDWQSIYGFKGARPDYFIDFADHFSPAVETRLETNYRCPPSVVKAGNDLIKNNEAKTDKTVTAHKSLETTPRVHLVPGSDDFQYRRNGIKKIVQLVKSSVRESDRKPNDVMVLARNQSGSPFIREISKRLRDADIPVGGENGVEVTKAHQAKGKEAGHVIIANAAGGMSDGFPPTERDRSLTQLVEIDTGSHMDEERRLFYVALTRAEERLDIQSRVDQQSPFLDEIQNHVITDSTVIDPDAERTTITVTAEDTREAKPFWNSRQLGTLVTKDGYKLKFVIEDEATDIPLLEEEHQYRIDDVVVGEYEGDPQFQIDADTSVTPVDSLTSN
- a CDS encoding superantigen-like protein SSL4 → MVSSVFVATPVASAEDDDHGVNESKLQEQAINPELRPFLWKDGAGQYPSYKRQEVAGFSGYLERKSADRLTTLRYNFNESVFSDEYDTYLVIARVAWHANGNGDQERAVTNQGQQDIPGSSANEDWGTVRLPLAPDDDPFVKLSAEYETGYLSSGTAVVRVQRITVIPARLVGRLSNEEVLEITSQSGDADTTRTVTNTEPATTPSPSVQSTSIPSPTPTAVPPTAQPIVSPTPITPDVTTDSKLYDDRGLFLPNDELLQAGLNAWVLSVLGFVVSIIGVGYSMWRD